Proteins encoded within one genomic window of Gimesia sp.:
- a CDS encoding DNA methyltransferase produces MSIARFHAEWLSLLDISGPFLSLPVLVRRFPQGLEAHDPDHFRLLRQVHDEWDDNQQGLKPDPGIHTQWIKWVLKNTLELDDMLLEGQEIPQTLKAEIEEPQNRETLRPNMVLMDPDGKKARLLIQTYPLRQKLTRVVEGKSWKVSPDTRMTQLLRDTGVTLGLVTNGDQWMLVYAPKGETSGYTSWYSTIWLEEQKTLAAFRNLLGLHRFFGVSDEETLDALLAESAEDQQEVTDQLGYQVRKAVEVLVQSLDKADQDYDGKLLDGVPEKVLYEASLTVMMKLVFLFCAEERELLLLGDEIYDLNYAVSTLREQLRTTADNHGEEILESRKDAWSRLLTTFRAVYSGVQHERMKLPPYGGNLFNPDRFPFLEGREPKTSWQDTPSQPLPINNRTVLHLLEALQVLQVRLPGGGPAEPRKLSFSALDIEQIGHVYEGLLDHTAIRATEPVLGLTGTRVNEPEIPLSKLEELAEKDEKELHKFLKKETGRSTVTTIKKMLGAEIDDQTASRFRTACHGNEELWKRIEQFAGLVRTDTYGYPAVIVEGSVYVTAGTDRRSSGTHYTPKSLTEPIVQYTLEPLVYEGPSEGKPRTEWRLKTAAELLELKICDMACGSGAFLVQACRYLSERLLEAWGTVEEKIDGTPKITPLGEISKGGPMEQIIPSDAAERLTYARRIIAQRCLYGVDANPLAAEMAKLSLWLLTLAKDKPFEFLDHSIRCGDSLVGIHNLDQLKYFNLKPNNSNAPLFIGPLDQAVNEAIELRLKLEALPSNTVEEIETQEILLSETEEKLHHIRNIANLLVGAILNQSTDREERRSLADLASIASRYLQDDEIDELDNLTRNVCKNRLMFHWPLEFPEVLISRGGFDGFLGNPPYQGGTVATTALGGDYTAFISTRFQPWHGKADLVGAFLRNMPLLMKSEGTIGIVTTASLIRGETLESSLIPLVSGGSVIYRAVTPFSWPGEAKVTAVCVWLNKSRWEGSYVLDSDCVETIGPDLEPGYLGVPVPLATSQKGYLGIKLSPHNVSLKLEDMHSLPHECQCALLPAIGGQELYRNVNWSVGPFAFAPELVTDNVLSQFRKATNDEIAKEQLKHSAPAKALTSLLHESDLVLACAETTHVQLAFVEVPNSGVLLKHSVIVFPKSDWWSFAVLQSCFHVEWSWKYGIRRKQDLRYSPKRCSYTFPWPLEINTDAKIIGKTYHLKRQSIMESNNLGLTQLYNRFHDPEDRSEDIRCLRELHVRMDQCVAQAYGWLDLDLSYDFRKNAKVRYTIENKTRREILNRLLKLNHTLSEVEANSLKSPTTKLTRNKKDHQRQERTLFD; encoded by the coding sequence ATGTCAATTGCTAGATTTCACGCTGAATGGCTTTCGCTTCTCGACATCTCAGGGCCATTCCTGAGTTTGCCGGTACTTGTTCGTCGATTCCCACAAGGGCTTGAGGCTCATGATCCCGATCACTTTAGGCTTCTCAGGCAAGTTCATGATGAATGGGATGACAATCAACAAGGATTGAAGCCTGATCCCGGCATTCACACTCAGTGGATCAAGTGGGTGTTGAAAAACACACTTGAACTCGATGACATGTTGCTTGAGGGACAAGAGATTCCTCAGACCCTCAAGGCCGAGATTGAAGAGCCACAGAACCGTGAAACACTTCGTCCAAATATGGTTCTGATGGACCCTGATGGCAAGAAAGCACGATTACTTATTCAAACCTACCCGCTTCGACAGAAGCTTACTCGTGTTGTTGAAGGCAAGTCATGGAAAGTATCTCCTGATACCCGTATGACACAGTTGTTGCGAGATACAGGCGTAACACTGGGGCTTGTCACCAACGGCGATCAATGGATGTTGGTTTACGCCCCCAAAGGTGAAACGTCGGGCTACACATCGTGGTATTCAACGATTTGGTTGGAAGAACAAAAGACTCTTGCTGCATTTCGCAATCTTCTTGGGCTCCATCGCTTTTTCGGCGTTTCCGATGAGGAAACACTCGATGCCCTCTTAGCAGAGAGCGCTGAAGATCAACAGGAAGTTACAGACCAGCTTGGTTATCAGGTCCGCAAAGCGGTTGAAGTGCTCGTTCAATCATTGGACAAAGCGGACCAAGATTATGACGGGAAGCTGTTGGACGGTGTGCCAGAAAAGGTTCTCTACGAAGCTTCCCTGACCGTCATGATGAAGTTGGTATTTCTGTTTTGTGCTGAAGAACGTGAACTTCTTTTGTTGGGTGATGAAATTTATGATCTCAACTATGCAGTTTCGACATTACGAGAACAATTACGAACAACAGCGGACAATCACGGCGAAGAAATATTGGAGAGCCGTAAAGATGCTTGGAGCCGATTGTTGACAACATTTCGTGCTGTCTACAGCGGTGTCCAGCATGAACGAATGAAATTGCCTCCTTACGGTGGCAACCTTTTTAATCCTGATCGTTTTCCATTTCTGGAAGGCCGTGAACCGAAGACCAGTTGGCAAGATACTCCCAGCCAACCACTCCCCATCAACAATAGAACTGTTCTTCACCTTCTTGAAGCTCTCCAAGTTCTTCAAGTTCGATTACCGGGTGGTGGTCCTGCTGAACCACGAAAATTAAGCTTCAGTGCTCTGGACATTGAACAGATTGGACATGTCTATGAGGGCTTGCTTGATCATACCGCTATTCGTGCAACCGAGCCCGTGTTGGGGTTGACTGGGACTAGAGTTAACGAGCCAGAGATTCCATTATCCAAGCTGGAAGAATTAGCGGAGAAAGATGAAAAGGAACTCCACAAGTTCCTGAAGAAGGAAACGGGAAGATCAACTGTCACAACCATCAAAAAGATGCTCGGCGCTGAGATTGATGACCAAACCGCAAGTCGATTTCGAACTGCTTGTCACGGCAACGAGGAACTATGGAAACGCATCGAACAATTCGCTGGTTTAGTTCGCACCGACACATATGGTTATCCTGCTGTAATTGTTGAAGGCAGTGTTTATGTCACGGCAGGGACAGATCGTCGATCAAGTGGCACGCACTATACGCCTAAGTCTTTAACCGAACCCATAGTTCAGTACACACTGGAGCCCCTTGTATACGAGGGGCCTTCCGAAGGTAAACCAAGAACAGAGTGGAGACTGAAAACAGCAGCGGAATTGCTCGAACTAAAAATATGTGATATGGCTTGCGGCTCAGGTGCGTTTTTGGTCCAAGCCTGTCGGTATCTTTCAGAACGACTTTTGGAGGCTTGGGGGACAGTTGAGGAGAAGATTGATGGAACACCCAAAATCACTCCCTTAGGAGAAATTTCAAAAGGTGGGCCAATGGAACAGATTATTCCTTCTGATGCTGCAGAAAGACTTACATACGCTCGCCGCATTATTGCCCAACGCTGTTTGTATGGTGTTGATGCTAATCCACTAGCAGCGGAAATGGCTAAATTATCTTTGTGGCTGTTAACACTCGCAAAAGACAAGCCATTTGAATTCCTTGACCATTCAATTCGATGTGGCGATTCACTTGTTGGTATCCACAACCTTGATCAACTTAAATACTTTAATTTGAAACCTAATAACTCAAACGCACCACTTTTCATAGGTCCGTTGGACCAAGCAGTTAACGAGGCAATAGAACTGCGTCTAAAGTTGGAAGCCCTACCCTCAAACACAGTCGAAGAAATAGAAACGCAAGAAATTCTTCTGTCAGAAACAGAGGAGAAACTTCATCACATTCGAAACATAGCTAATTTATTGGTTGGTGCGATTCTTAATCAAAGCACAGATCGAGAGGAAAGGCGCTCCTTAGCAGATCTTGCCTCTATCGCAAGTCGCTATCTCCAAGATGATGAAATAGATGAACTTGATAATCTAACAAGAAATGTATGCAAAAATCGCTTGATGTTTCATTGGCCGCTAGAGTTTCCCGAAGTCTTAATTAGCCGAGGTGGATTCGACGGATTTTTGGGTAACCCTCCCTATCAAGGGGGAACGGTTGCCACCACAGCACTTGGCGGAGATTATACAGCTTTCATCTCTACCCGATTTCAACCTTGGCATGGTAAGGCTGATCTTGTGGGGGCATTCCTACGAAACATGCCTCTTCTTATGAAGAGTGAGGGAACAATCGGAATCGTCACGACAGCATCGCTCATCAGAGGTGAAACTCTAGAAAGTAGCCTCATTCCTTTAGTATCGGGCGGCTCTGTAATCTATCGGGCAGTGACACCTTTTTCATGGCCGGGGGAGGCAAAAGTAACCGCTGTTTGCGTCTGGTTGAACAAGTCACGCTGGGAAGGTTCCTACGTATTGGATTCTGACTGCGTTGAAACGATTGGTCCAGATCTTGAGCCGGGTTACTTGGGGGTTCCTGTGCCACTTGCAACATCGCAGAAAGGTTATCTTGGAATCAAGCTTTCGCCTCATAATGTTTCCTTAAAACTCGAAGATATGCATTCTCTTCCTCACGAATGCCAGTGCGCCTTATTGCCAGCGATTGGCGGACAAGAACTATACCGTAATGTAAATTGGTCTGTTGGTCCATTTGCTTTTGCTCCTGAGCTTGTAACAGACAATGTATTAAGCCAATTCCGTAAAGCGACAAATGATGAAATAGCTAAGGAGCAGTTAAAGCACTCTGCTCCAGCAAAAGCCCTAACTTCCTTGCTACATGAAAGTGATCTTGTGCTTGCGTGTGCCGAGACGACTCATGTCCAACTGGCCTTTGTTGAAGTACCGAATTCAGGTGTACTTTTAAAACACAGCGTAATTGTATTTCCAAAGTCTGACTGGTGGTCATTCGCAGTCCTGCAATCATGCTTTCATGTCGAATGGTCATGGAAATATGGAATTCGCCGAAAGCAGGATCTTCGTTATTCCCCAAAACGTTGCAGCTATACATTCCCGTGGCCATTAGAAATCAACACCGATGCAAAAATCATAGGAAAGACATATCACCTCAAACGCCAGTCAATAATGGAATCTAATAACCTTGGCTTAACTCAGCTATACAATCGCTTTCACGACCCAGAAGATAGATCCGAAGATATTCGTTGTCTTCGAGAACTACATGTCCGAATGGATCAGTGTGTAGCGCAAGCATATGGATGGTTGGATTTGGATCTAAGCTATGATTTTAGAAAGAATGCAAAAGTACGATACACTATAGAAAACAAAACCCGACGTGAAATTCTAAATCGTCTGCTGAAGCTTAATCACACTTTGTCAGAGGTAGAAGCCAATTCACTGAAATCGCCTACCACAAAATTGACTAGAAATAAAAAAGATCATCAGCGACAAGAACGAACCCTTTTTGATTAA
- the drmA gene encoding DISARM system helicase DrmA: MNEQLRDDIPFPLALRGMIEEMAVKELLGPVGGEEEEVDERIRDRYLVGILATQQLDDQQAAAVTEAPDADEEDDILEGDFPPGDELGIEGVGRGNQSGDDGPTELSAPQAKAIFPSSMGMSFCVDLDATKLHVKPKWGFYDRIPSEFLETKAGRPKKVWKRVPCGGEPHTIKLEAGAFGPIMADATFPNAQIKGLVRKRDNHWSVTVFLVNGGIDPPPKTPNRDSLWMFQCEMEVEAPDGASIFQKRMNRIELPGTDESFKRENEMLAMLYRRHVEFAVGHGVAVHADVDPADVNRATKIVTKVVPSYEVPKTTPPTVEDTDQNPAFAKLAGLVLDMKVLTEAKQNQYRSMLEPLVVAYEDWIKLEKAKISDPNEDLEHFQDAAKRTIAGCERTLERIKEGIELLENDKQVAESFQFMNHSMWLQRTRSLFSEGVRRGKDIDYNDVDIAINRSWYPFQLAFILLNLPGVAKLDHQDRSETEDAMADLLWFPTGGGKTEAYLGLTAFTLAIRRLQGVVGGRSGENGIAVLMRYTLRLLTLQQFQRATALICACELIRREHEAAGDTRWGKTPFRIGLWVGAASTPNRTAHAEEALKLSGGAGNHKRQGAIGGSGSPHQLTNCPWCGSRIDFSTRFYQIETQQKGRGRTFVYCGDKTGLCVFSRKQSAKFDDEGIPILVVDEEIYRNLPSLLIATVDKFAQMPWKGETQMLFGQVDGICERHGYRSPEVDDATRHPKTKDGKFGPAKTIPANPLRPPDLIIQDELHLISGPLGTLVGLYETAIDKLCTWQVDGKTVRPKLIASTATIRQAKEQVHALFMRDTNVFPPNGLDVKDNFFSLQRPSTEKTPGRKYIGICAPGRRLKLALIRAYVAFLSSGQVLYENYGEAADPWMTLVGYFNSLRELGGMRRLTDDDVRTRLGKMEDRGLAKRIIYSPDSVKELTSRLGSSAIPETLDRLENIFDPVEEQKRKAAGKSGKGFKDLKPRPLDVLLATNMISVGVDVPRLGLMVCSSQPKTTSEYIQATSRIGRRHPGLVVTVYNWARPRDLSHYETFEHYHGTFYQHVEALSVTPFSEGSTYRGLAALLTSLLRLQAFEFNKNETAMRMGTEFDSPLVQDAVNWIVERARVVADDETADRVKADLEEKVKFWKNRAQLLTGGSRLGYQSKKDSETIGLLQKPGIESWDEFTCLNSLRDVEPTSYLILDDHNLDEQAEFAEQEDREGGGE, encoded by the coding sequence ATGAATGAACAACTCAGAGATGACATCCCTTTTCCTCTCGCATTACGTGGTATGATTGAGGAAATGGCCGTCAAGGAACTTCTTGGTCCCGTTGGTGGCGAAGAAGAGGAGGTCGATGAACGTATTCGTGATCGTTACCTTGTCGGGATTCTGGCAACACAGCAGCTTGATGATCAGCAAGCTGCGGCAGTAACTGAAGCTCCTGATGCAGACGAAGAAGATGATATTCTAGAAGGTGACTTCCCTCCCGGTGACGAGCTTGGCATTGAAGGAGTTGGTCGTGGAAACCAAAGTGGCGACGACGGCCCCACTGAACTATCTGCACCACAAGCAAAAGCGATTTTTCCATCTTCCATGGGAATGTCATTTTGCGTGGATCTCGATGCTACAAAATTACATGTAAAACCGAAATGGGGGTTTTATGATCGAATTCCCAGCGAGTTCCTAGAAACCAAAGCAGGGCGGCCAAAGAAAGTATGGAAACGGGTTCCATGTGGCGGCGAACCCCATACAATCAAATTGGAAGCGGGTGCGTTTGGTCCCATCATGGCTGATGCAACTTTCCCCAACGCTCAAATCAAAGGGCTTGTTCGAAAACGTGACAATCATTGGAGCGTGACCGTCTTTTTGGTGAATGGCGGTATCGATCCTCCACCAAAAACGCCCAATCGTGATTCACTGTGGATGTTTCAATGCGAAATGGAGGTCGAGGCTCCCGATGGCGCTTCCATTTTCCAAAAGCGAATGAACCGCATTGAATTACCCGGGACGGATGAATCATTCAAACGTGAAAATGAAATGTTGGCGATGTTGTATCGTCGCCATGTTGAATTTGCCGTTGGGCATGGTGTAGCGGTTCATGCTGATGTTGATCCAGCCGATGTGAATCGTGCTACAAAAATTGTAACGAAGGTTGTCCCAAGCTACGAAGTTCCAAAGACAACACCACCAACAGTTGAGGATACTGATCAGAACCCTGCGTTTGCCAAGTTGGCTGGTCTTGTGCTCGACATGAAGGTGTTGACTGAGGCCAAACAGAACCAGTATCGCTCGATGCTTGAGCCGTTGGTCGTTGCCTACGAAGACTGGATCAAGTTAGAGAAAGCCAAGATCAGCGATCCCAATGAGGACTTGGAGCACTTTCAGGACGCTGCAAAACGCACCATTGCTGGTTGTGAGCGAACACTTGAACGAATCAAGGAAGGAATTGAACTGCTTGAGAACGACAAGCAGGTTGCTGAATCTTTCCAGTTCATGAACCACTCCATGTGGCTTCAGCGAACAAGATCATTATTTTCTGAAGGTGTTCGACGTGGAAAAGACATCGACTATAACGACGTTGACATCGCTATAAACAGATCATGGTATCCATTTCAATTGGCGTTCATTCTGCTGAACCTGCCCGGTGTTGCCAAACTCGATCATCAAGACCGCAGTGAAACAGAAGACGCCATGGCTGACTTGCTGTGGTTCCCAACTGGTGGTGGTAAGACCGAAGCCTATCTTGGCTTGACAGCGTTTACATTAGCCATCCGTCGTCTTCAAGGGGTAGTTGGAGGTCGCTCTGGTGAAAACGGCATTGCCGTATTGATGCGGTACACACTTCGTTTGTTGACCCTCCAGCAATTCCAACGTGCCACCGCTCTTATTTGTGCTTGTGAGTTGATCAGGCGTGAACACGAAGCTGCTGGTGATACGAGATGGGGGAAAACGCCATTCAGGATTGGTCTGTGGGTTGGTGCTGCTTCAACACCAAACCGAACAGCACATGCCGAAGAAGCCCTTAAACTTTCTGGTGGAGCAGGCAATCACAAAAGACAGGGAGCCATTGGCGGCAGTGGGAGTCCACACCAACTAACGAACTGTCCTTGGTGCGGATCAAGAATTGATTTTTCCACTCGCTTTTACCAAATCGAGACACAACAAAAAGGTCGTGGAAGAACCTTCGTATATTGTGGTGACAAGACAGGGTTATGCGTTTTTAGTCGAAAACAATCAGCGAAGTTCGACGATGAGGGGATTCCGATTCTTGTTGTCGATGAAGAAATTTATCGCAACCTGCCGTCGCTCCTGATTGCCACCGTGGACAAGTTTGCCCAGATGCCATGGAAGGGCGAAACCCAAATGTTGTTTGGTCAAGTTGATGGCATCTGTGAGCGCCACGGATATCGAAGTCCCGAGGTTGATGACGCAACACGTCACCCTAAAACCAAAGATGGAAAGTTTGGACCTGCCAAAACAATTCCAGCAAATCCACTTCGTCCACCAGACTTGATCATTCAGGACGAGTTGCACTTGATAAGTGGTCCCTTAGGAACACTAGTTGGTCTTTATGAAACTGCCATCGACAAACTTTGCACATGGCAAGTTGATGGCAAAACAGTGAGGCCAAAGTTAATCGCTTCAACGGCGACGATTCGCCAAGCAAAGGAACAAGTTCACGCTTTGTTTATGCGTGATACGAATGTCTTCCCACCAAACGGATTGGATGTCAAAGATAACTTTTTCTCGTTGCAGCGACCTTCGACAGAAAAAACACCGGGGCGAAAATACATCGGCATTTGTGCTCCCGGTCGGCGTCTTAAGCTGGCACTCATTCGTGCTTACGTCGCATTCCTTTCGAGCGGCCAAGTTCTCTACGAGAATTATGGTGAGGCTGCTGATCCATGGATGACGCTGGTTGGTTATTTCAACAGTCTTCGTGAACTTGGTGGTATGCGTCGTCTTACTGACGACGATGTTCGAACCCGTCTTGGTAAGATGGAAGACCGTGGATTAGCAAAGAGGATCATTTACTCTCCAGATTCCGTCAAGGAACTAACATCACGATTAGGATCATCAGCGATCCCGGAAACACTGGATCGTCTGGAAAACATTTTTGATCCGGTTGAGGAACAAAAGCGGAAGGCTGCTGGCAAGTCAGGCAAGGGATTCAAGGATCTCAAGCCTCGTCCACTGGATGTTCTTCTTGCCACCAACATGATCTCAGTGGGTGTTGACGTTCCTCGCTTGGGTTTGATGGTTTGCAGTAGTCAACCAAAAACGACTTCTGAATATATTCAGGCAACGAGCCGTATTGGTCGTCGTCATCCCGGATTGGTTGTAACTGTTTACAACTGGGCACGTCCTCGTGATCTTAGCCATTACGAGACCTTCGAGCATTACCACGGGACTTTTTACCAACACGTTGAGGCTCTCTCAGTGACACCTTTTTCAGAGGGCTCAACCTATCGTGGTTTGGCTGCGCTGTTGACATCATTGCTTCGTCTTCAAGCGTTTGAATTCAACAAGAACGAAACAGCGATGAGGATGGGTACTGAGTTTGACAGTCCACTTGTTCAAGATGCCGTCAACTGGATCGTTGAGAGGGCACGTGTCGTTGCAGATGACGAAACCGCTGATCGTGTCAAAGCAGATTTGGAAGAGAAAGTGAAGTTTTGGAAGAACCGGGCACAGCTTCTCACTGGTGGTAGTCGTCTTGGCTACCAGTCCAAGAAAGACAGCGAGACGATTGGATTGTTGCAGAAGCCGGGAATCGAATCATGGGACGAATTCACATGCTTAAATTCATTACGGGATGTCGAACCGACATCTTATCTAATCTTGGACGACCACAATCTTGATGAACAAGCTGAGTTCGCCGAGCAAGAAGACAGAGAAGGAGGTGGCGAGTGA
- a CDS encoding DUF1998 domain-containing protein, with the protein MSTQRERPRVGELRPSQILTTFGIGSIVDLPHLSVMVMGLEDWPSTDYREINEERLLASVRNALGKQVTTLRSPPVIPETDRSNPFEEQSYVGVPVAPFPRWMVCPRCRRLAPLASNQFVLKTDPYRPDRVRYVHENCRVPGKLPTAIPARFIVACKNGHLDDFPWVEFVHSGPTKCHYKLQLLEMGVSGEAADVYVRCETCDTSRPMSDAFRNQDSDLPFCRGRRPHLRDFDENGCLGEHNQPIQVRAMLQGASNSWFPLMLSALSVPQSSDLLKQLVTDFWSDLYDIESEGEIAKLRRRNLLREFSDYSEVELWAAIEDKKNEGEEPEEEEHIDLKAPEWHVFIDPQNAQRTKDFRLKEVEPPKRYSKYFDKIVLAERLREVRALIGFTRIESPGDYENPAEFPEDQRMEISRANPKWVPANEIRGEGIFFQFNEDAINDWLVSVPELDREFFEAHKNWRNARGLPNPEEFYPGVRYVLIHSFAHALIRQLSLECGYTAASLRERIYSRNPIGNTSAMAGVLIYTAAPDSEGTLGGLVSLGKPEVLERHINQALDSMRLCSSDPLCSEHHAGKEGTSLHGASCHACLFAPETSCERGNKYLDRSVLIPTVDQSLYSFFDPPDSDDTNPGEEDNDSEDISQNANEGIDLYDLITTDVSEAMAKIKLPTNIQKALKLESPIVVFRFLGDGDAMPKKNTIVIVKHDGLESGAEKVKLACGKILWSKQKTVDSGESTVLISIKGKETVKLKLSADEWESFKPLAVINE; encoded by the coding sequence GTGAGCACTCAACGAGAACGCCCACGAGTCGGTGAACTACGTCCAAGCCAAATTTTAACAACTTTTGGTATCGGTTCGATTGTCGATCTTCCTCACCTTTCAGTGATGGTGATGGGGCTCGAGGACTGGCCTTCCACCGATTATCGGGAGATCAATGAAGAAAGATTGTTGGCATCAGTTAGAAATGCCCTTGGTAAGCAAGTGACTACACTGCGATCTCCTCCAGTCATTCCAGAAACGGATCGGTCCAATCCATTTGAAGAACAATCATATGTTGGTGTACCAGTGGCACCATTTCCACGCTGGATGGTGTGTCCACGCTGCCGGCGATTGGCCCCCTTAGCCAGTAACCAGTTCGTTTTGAAAACCGACCCCTACCGTCCAGATCGGGTGAGATACGTTCATGAAAATTGCCGAGTGCCCGGAAAGTTGCCCACAGCAATTCCCGCTCGCTTCATAGTCGCCTGTAAAAACGGTCATCTCGACGACTTCCCATGGGTCGAGTTTGTTCACAGTGGCCCAACAAAATGTCATTACAAGTTACAACTACTTGAAATGGGTGTATCTGGTGAAGCCGCCGACGTATATGTGAGATGTGAAACATGTGACACATCTCGCCCAATGTCAGATGCTTTTCGTAATCAAGATAGTGATCTTCCATTTTGTCGAGGTCGTCGCCCACATCTTCGTGACTTTGACGAAAACGGTTGCTTAGGTGAGCATAATCAACCAATCCAAGTTCGAGCAATGCTTCAGGGGGCTTCAAATTCATGGTTCCCATTGATGCTGTCGGCACTATCAGTGCCACAAAGCTCCGACTTGCTAAAACAATTGGTGACTGATTTTTGGAGCGACCTCTATGACATTGAAAGTGAAGGCGAGATAGCAAAACTTCGGCGAAGGAACTTACTTCGTGAGTTTTCTGATTACTCTGAGGTCGAATTGTGGGCTGCTATCGAGGATAAGAAGAACGAAGGCGAAGAGCCAGAAGAAGAGGAGCATATTGATCTCAAGGCACCAGAATGGCATGTTTTTATTGATCCCCAAAATGCTCAACGAACAAAAGATTTCAGGCTGAAAGAAGTTGAGCCCCCAAAGCGATATAGCAAATACTTTGACAAAATCGTACTCGCTGAGAGATTACGAGAAGTTCGAGCATTGATTGGCTTCACAAGGATTGAATCACCGGGGGATTACGAGAACCCAGCCGAGTTTCCAGAAGACCAGCGTATGGAGATCTCACGAGCAAATCCAAAGTGGGTTCCAGCCAATGAGATTCGTGGAGAGGGAATATTCTTTCAATTCAATGAAGATGCAATTAACGATTGGTTAGTAAGCGTACCAGAATTAGATCGAGAGTTCTTTGAGGCCCACAAGAATTGGCGTAATGCTCGTGGGCTACCAAATCCTGAAGAATTTTATCCCGGCGTCCGATATGTCCTGATTCATTCTTTTGCTCACGCCCTAATTCGTCAGCTTTCACTTGAGTGTGGGTATACAGCGGCATCTTTACGGGAGCGTATTTATTCTCGCAATCCTATTGGTAATACTTCAGCGATGGCTGGAGTGTTAATCTACACCGCTGCTCCAGATAGTGAAGGGACATTGGGCGGGTTAGTTTCTCTCGGAAAGCCGGAGGTTCTTGAGCGTCACATAAACCAAGCGTTGGATTCGATGCGGCTTTGTTCTAGCGATCCACTTTGTTCTGAACACCACGCAGGCAAAGAAGGAACCAGCCTACATGGTGCTTCATGTCATGCTTGTCTCTTTGCTCCAGAAACTTCATGTGAACGGGGAAACAAATACTTGGACCGCAGTGTGTTAATCCCGACAGTAGATCAATCTCTCTACTCGTTTTTCGATCCACCAGATTCAGATGATACGAATCCGGGAGAAGAGGACAATGACAGTGAGGATATTTCGCAAAACGCAAATGAAGGTATCGATTTGTATGACTTGATTACCACTGACGTTAGCGAAGCCATGGCCAAGATAAAGTTGCCCACGAACATACAAAAAGCACTGAAACTCGAGTCGCCAATCGTTGTTTTTCGGTTTCTTGGTGACGGTGACGCCATGCCTAAGAAAAATACTATCGTTATCGTGAAGCATGACGGTCTCGAATCCGGCGCTGAAAAAGTCAAGCTGGCTTGTGGAAAGATCCTTTGGTCCAAGCAGAAAACCGTCGATAGCGGCGAGTCCACAGTCCTGATTTCGATCAAGGGCAAAGAGACAGTAAAATTAAAACTATCGGCAGATGAATGGGAATCATTCAAGCCGTTAGCAGTCATCAACGAATGA